From a region of the Mytilus galloprovincialis chromosome 3, xbMytGall1.hap1.1, whole genome shotgun sequence genome:
- the LOC143068489 gene encoding uncharacterized protein LOC143068489: MQRRRGRDPMDNLELGNQINFSGSIPMRKLTRMKIVKYLILILAAVLIHTTYRFFWKSDDNFKDVPQSIPTIKDNQDKKVNEEIDSFKARSGNNENVYKDSLMEEKQILSRLKEKRKRYESFKKSIDKAKNEIHIEQAVDTNDIMDLDQSDQSKYEIKQENKDGIKQETEYDIKQENKGDIRQDNRDDIRRENKDDIRRENKDDIIHLEQLEIVEDKQQEAKALEREHNIESKIAEILDEVKIVSEEKVEDEMKVDLVALQREEEELKKAEKFIDDKPAVIPSANPVFLEKANKVVEKMEVEIKGTMDVHEEHGIPEIVTAANSKDFEAVKQLVVSLQKFYPDKKIYIFDLDLTDRQRRHLMAACNVRIREFWSNLFPDFVSVWNHYHWKPLIIQTALAEFGHIMWINPGFVAISPAIMDVFKTSADLQVRVLGQNSPHTTHAVTHRQMYKYLPTDRKKLYHTPHMEIFALILHNSDNVINKFMKLLVACAMEPKCLAPQSAKWKCDFDFSGKEYADCHRYDESAMNILLKNWFEFDNSKILKSGTIFRPFDRDDRMHLKMCRDEHDMK; encoded by the exons atgcaaagacGAAGGGGTCGAGATCCTATGGACAATCTTGAACTTGGAAATCAAATAAATTTTTCAGGATCGATTCCAATGAGGAAATTAACCagaatgaaaattgtaaaatactTGATTTTGATATTAGCAGCAGTACTTATTCACACAACTTACAGATTTTTTTGGAAG AGTGATGACAATTTTAAAGATGTACCTCAAAGTATACCAACAATAAAAGATAATCAAGATAAGAAAGTAAACGAAGAAATTGATTCGTTCAAAGCTAGATCGGGAAACAATGAAAATGTATATAAGGATTCGTTGATGGAGGAAAAACAAATACTATCtagattaaaagaaaaaagaaaaagatatgaaagttttaaaaaatcaatagacAAAGCTAAAAATGAAATTCATATTGAACAAGCCGTTGATACCAACGACATTATGGACCTAGACCAATCAGACCAGTCCAAGTATGAGATTAAGCAAGAAAACAAAGATGGTATAAAACAAGAAACTGAATACgatataaaacaagaaaacaaaggAGACATAAGACAAGACAATAGAGACGATATAAGACGAGAAAATAAAGACGATATAAGACGAGAAAATAAAGACGATATAATACACTTAGAACAATTAGAAATTGTTGAAGATAAACAACAAGAGGCCAAAGCATTAGAACGGGAACACAATATTGAAAGCAAAATAGCAGAAATTTTAGATGAAGTTAAAATAGTGTCAGAGGAAAAGGTAGAGGACGAAATGAAGGTAGATCTCGTCGCACTACAGAGAGAAGAGGAAGAGTTGAAGAAAGCAGAGAAATTCATAGACGACAAACCAGCCGTAATACCATCAGCAAATCCTGTTTTCTTGGAGAAAGCAAATAAAGTAGTCGAAAAGATGGAGGTTGAAATTAAAGGTACTATGGATGTACACGAGGAACACGGAATCCCAGAAATAGTCACTGCGGCGAATAGCAAAGATTTCGAAGCAGTAAAACAATTGGTCGTATCTCTCCAGAAGTTCTATCCAGATAAGAAAATCTAtatttttgaccttgaccttacaGATAGACAGAGAAGACAT ttGATGGCAGCATGCAACGTGAGGATACGAGAGTTTTGGTCCAATTTGTTCCCCGACTTCGTTTCCGTTTGGAATCATTATCACTGGAAGCCACTTATTATTCAG ACTGCTTTGGCGGAGTTTGGTCATATAATGTGGATAAATCCTGGTTTCGTGGCAATTTCTCCAGCTATAATGGATGTTTTTAAAACATCGGCCGATCTTCAAGTGAGAGTTCTTGGCCAAAATTCGCCACACACGACACACGCCGTAACCCATCGTCAGATGTACAAATACTTACCAACAGATAGAAAGAAATTGTATCACACGCCACATATGGAAATATTTGCCTTAATTCTTCATAATTCCGACAATGTCattaataaatttatgaaattactGGTTGCCTGTGCGATGGAACCAAAGTGTTTAGCTCCACAATCAGCCAAATGGAAGTGTGATTTCGACTTTTCAGGAAAAGAGTATGCAGACTGTCATAGATACGATGAATCTGCTATGAATATTCTCCTTAAAAACTGGTTTGAATTTGACAACTCGAAAATACTAAAATCTGGGACCATCTTTAGACCATTTGACCGGGATGATAGAATGCATTTGAAAATGTGTAGGGACGAACATGATATGAAATAG